In the genome of Pseudomonas fluorescens, the window TGGCTTCGCGAATCACGCTCAAGGCCAGGGCCGGACTGCCTTGCATCAAGTCAGCGATGTCGCGCAGCGAGCTGCGATTGTCGCCGATGGCCTTGCAGACCCGGTCGTGGCTGGCTTGCGGAACCGGCAGGCGTACGCCATCGAGAAGCTTGACCCAGCCTTCGAGAGTGGTCGGTTTCGGGGTTGGAACGTTCGTTTCGTTAACCATGGTGGGAGGCGATCATTGTCAACATTACCTGTGCCCGGATGGGGTCAAATCAGTTTTTCGCCTGAACTGGCTATAGTCTGGCGCAGTTTTGCCGATAAGGAGAAGAAGAGATTTTTTACTTCCGAATATGACCTTGAACCCGACTCAGTAAGTGCTCTCCTAACCTATGGCTAAAATTATCGGCATCATCGTCGTATTCGCGAGCGTGCTCGGCGGATACGTGCTTTCCCACGGCAAGATTGCCGCCCTGATTCAGCCTTTCGAGGTCATGATCATCGGCGGCGCGGCCCTCGGCGCCTTCCTGCAGGCCAACCCCGGCTACATGACGATGCACGTGCTCAAGAAGTCCCTGAGCATGTTCAGTTCGCGTTTCAACCACGGCTTCTATCTGGAAGTGCTGGGCCTGATCTACGAGATCCTCAACAAGAGCCGCCGCGAAGGCATGATGGCCATCGAAGGCGACATCGAGGATGCTGCCGCGAGCCCGATCTTCGCCAAGTACCCGACCGTTCTCAAGGACGAACGCATGACCGCGTTCATCTGCGATTACCTGCGAATCATGTCCTCCGGCAACATGGCCCCGCACGAGCTGGAAGGCTTGTTCGACATGGAACTGTTCAGCCTCAAGGAAGACCTGGAACACCCATCCCATGCGGTCAACGGCATTGCCGACGCCATGCCCGGTTTCGGTATCGTCGCGGCGGTACTGGGGATCGTGGTGACCATGGCTTCGCTGGGTGAGGGCGATCAGAAGTCCATTGGCCTGCACGTGGGTGCGGCACTGGTGGGTACCTTCTTCGGTATTCTCGCCGCCTACGGCTTCTTCGGCCCGCTGGCCCATTCCCTGGCCCACGATGCCAAGGAAGAACTGAACGTCTACGAAGCCATCAAGGCCTCGCTGGTGGCTTCGGCTTCCGGCATGCCGCCATCGCTGGCCGTGGAGTTCGGGCGCAAGGTCCTGTACCCGGCGCACCGTCCAAGCTTCGCCGAGCTGGAACAAGCGGTTCGCGGTCGCTAAGTCATGGAAAATAATCAGCCGATTATTATCAAGCGCGTTAAGCGCATTGCTGGCGGGCATCACGGGGGCGCGTGGAAAATCGCCTTCGCCGACTTCGCCACGGCGATGATGGCGTTCTTCCTGGTGTTGTGGCTGCTGTCCACCGCCACGCCGGAACAGAAGATTGCCATCGCCGGTTACTTCAAGGACCCGATCGGCTTTTCCGAAAGCGGCACGCCGTACATCATCGATCTGGGCGGCACGCCGACCCTGGCGCCGGAAAACACCCTCAACCCCGAGGTGAAGTCCCAGCCACAACCGGACAAGGTCACCATCGATACCGACCAGGTCGAAGGCATGGCCGAGCAGGTCGAAAAAGAACGCCTCGAGCTGTTGCTGCAAGAGCTGCAGAACAAGGTCGAAGAAAACCCGCAGCTGCAGAAGTTCAAGGATCAGATCCTGTTCGAAATCACCCCGGACGGCCTGCGTATCCAGATCATGGACGCGGAAAACCGCCCGATGTTCGACTCAGGCTCTGCCCGCTTGAAGCCATATTTCGAAGACATCCTGCTGGCCATGGCCGACACCATCAAGGCGGTGCCGAACAAGATCAGCATCAGCGGCCACACCGATGCCAAGCCGTACACCGGCACCGGTGACTTCGGTAACTGGGAGCTTTCGGCCAACCGTGCCAACGCCGCTCGGCGGGCGCTGGTGGCGGGCAGCTATCCGGATGCACAGGTGGCGCGTGTGGTCGGTTATGCCTCGTCGGCCCTGTTCGATCGCGAGCATCCGTTCAACCCGGTTAACCGCCGTATCGACATCGTGGTGCTGACCAAGAAAGCCCAGCGTGCAATCGAAGGATCGCAAGGTGCGGAGCCTGTTGTTGATGCGCCGCAAGGTTCGGCTGCTCCGGGAGCCGCACCGGCTGCACCGGTCGACCCGAATGCGTTGCCGGCGGACAAGGAGCCTCTGCCGGCTCATGAACTGCGTGAGCGTTTGAACCTGTTCGACGACCAAGCACCGAAACCGGCTGAACCGCCCAAGCAGTGACCGACAAAAAAGCCGACAGCGATGTCGGCTTTTTTGTGCTTGTAAGAATGAATTCAGATCCGCTGCATTGCGAGAAAACTCAAGGAATGAGGTTTGGTCTGAGAATTGTGTAGGACGGGTCTGAGACCCGTAAACCGGGTTTTACTTCGCTTGGGGCCTCGGTACAGTTCGCCTGTCGCCGACGAATCGGTGATCGACTTTAGCCGGTCGTTTGAGAGGAATGCACAAGCGCCCGTATAATCGCGGCGCTTTTTGCTGCCTGACATATGTCTATGGTGGCTGTGCGTGGGACGCCTTCGGGTGTGCCGGGTTCCTCTGACCGGTCGGCTAACCCGCGTACAGCTGCCACCCCCATTCGATTAGCCGCGAAAAGGGTGGGAGTTTCATCTTTCAGACGGAATTCAAACCATGTCCCAATTCCACCCGCTCCAAAGCAACTTCAGCGTCGGGAGCACGCTGTACATCGACACTGAAGCTCGAGCTTCCGATCTTCTTGAAACCGCCACCCACCGAATCAAGGCCGCACGCAACCTGCTCAACAGCGTCACCTGCCTGTGCGTAAAAGATGCTGAGGGTCACGATTTGGAACATTTCGCCAATGCTGCGCACATACTGATACAGGAGGGCTGTGACGCGTTGGATGCGCTGGGCTGGAAGCTAGAAAAGACCGCACGCTGAAAATAGGAAAGCCGCAATGTTCGCGGCTTTTTTGTCACACATTTGAGGCTATGCGGTCGGAAATCTGCCCTTCACTATCAGACAGATATTTACTGTCACAAAGCTTTCGAGATCGACGCCCTCTGACTGCCCCGGGATTTGCCATGGACAATCAATCACTACCACTGCTGCAACAGCGTTTCGACGCGCTGGTACATCGTGTGCCTGATGAAAGCATCGAATTCTGGTTCGCTCGCGAGTTGCAAGCCCCCTTGGGTTACGCACGCTGGGATAATTTTTTGACCGCCATCAGGCGTGCCATAGCCTCTTGTGAAGCTACAGGTGTGGAGGTTTCCGATCATTTTCGTGACGTCACGAAAATGATCGAGGTGGGCAAAGGTGGTCAGCGTCCTGTCGAAGATTTCATGCTCACTCGTTATGCCTGTTACTTGATTGCCCAAAATGGAGACCCGCGTAAACAACAGATCGCATTTGCTCAGAGTTACTTCGCGCTCCAAACGCGCAAGCAAGAGTTGATCGAGGACCGAATGCGCTTACAAGCCCGCTTCGATGCTCGAGATCGGTTGCGTGAGTCGGAGAAAGAGCTATCGCAGAATATCTACGAGCGTGGTGTAGATGATGAAGGATTTGCCCGTATACGCTCCCGAGGAGATGCAGCATTGTTCGGCGGCAAGACCACGCAGGCGATGAAGGACACGTATGGCATCGTTAAGAGCCGTCCATTGGCTGATTTTTTACCGACGCTGACTATTGCTGCCAAAAATCTGGCTAATGAGATAACTAATCACAACGTGCTACAGGTGGACTTGCAAGGCGAGCCGGCGATTGCCAAGGAGCATGTCCAGAATAATTTGA includes:
- the motA gene encoding flagellar motor stator protein MotA, with protein sequence MAKIIGIIVVFASVLGGYVLSHGKIAALIQPFEVMIIGGAALGAFLQANPGYMTMHVLKKSLSMFSSRFNHGFYLEVLGLIYEILNKSRREGMMAIEGDIEDAAASPIFAKYPTVLKDERMTAFICDYLRIMSSGNMAPHELEGLFDMELFSLKEDLEHPSHAVNGIADAMPGFGIVAAVLGIVVTMASLGEGDQKSIGLHVGAALVGTFFGILAAYGFFGPLAHSLAHDAKEELNVYEAIKASLVASASGMPPSLAVEFGRKVLYPAHRPSFAELEQAVRGR
- the motB gene encoding flagellar motor protein MotB, with product MENNQPIIIKRVKRIAGGHHGGAWKIAFADFATAMMAFFLVLWLLSTATPEQKIAIAGYFKDPIGFSESGTPYIIDLGGTPTLAPENTLNPEVKSQPQPDKVTIDTDQVEGMAEQVEKERLELLLQELQNKVEENPQLQKFKDQILFEITPDGLRIQIMDAENRPMFDSGSARLKPYFEDILLAMADTIKAVPNKISISGHTDAKPYTGTGDFGNWELSANRANAARRALVAGSYPDAQVARVVGYASSALFDREHPFNPVNRRIDIVVLTKKAQRAIEGSQGAEPVVDAPQGSAAPGAAPAAPVDPNALPADKEPLPAHELRERLNLFDDQAPKPAEPPKQ
- the dinD gene encoding DNA damage-inducible protein D; the protein is MDNQSLPLLQQRFDALVHRVPDESIEFWFARELQAPLGYARWDNFLTAIRRAIASCEATGVEVSDHFRDVTKMIEVGKGGQRPVEDFMLTRYACYLIAQNGDPRKQQIAFAQSYFALQTRKQELIEDRMRLQARFDARDRLRESEKELSQNIYERGVDDEGFARIRSRGDAALFGGKTTQAMKDTYGIVKSRPLADFLPTLTIAAKNLANEITNHNVLQVDLQGEPAIAKEHVQNNLSVRDMLEQRGIKPEELPAEEDIRKLERRVKSEEKNLAKQATKLPADDSTDG